One Solanum lycopersicum chromosome 4, SLM_r2.1 DNA window includes the following coding sequences:
- the LOC101252475 gene encoding PLASMODESMATA CALLOSE-BINDING PROTEIN 3, with amino-acid sequence MTTFLLFSLFFLAITNHSSGLYCICKDGVSDQQLQKNIDYACGAGADCTPITQNGPCYNPNTIKDHCNYAVNSYYQRKGAAGATCDFTGTATTSPNPPTTTNSGCVYQSSPSNTGGGTTTPSTAPPGTTTPTIAPPGTTIAPPGTTTPTIAPPGSTIPTIAPPGTTTPGTGTGTGIVTTPGANNPPFGIGPSSVGIDGNAAMHLQNTIFFTLALLAISFLCSRV; translated from the exons ATGACCACTTTTCTACTATTTTCACTATTCTTCTTAGCCATCACTAATCACTCAA GTGGTTTGTACTGTATTTGTAAAGATGGAGTAAGTGATCAACAACTCCAAAAGAATATAGATTATGCTTGTGGAGCTGGAGCTGATTGTACACCAATCACTCAAAATGGTCCTTGCTATAACCCTAACACTATCAAAGATCACTGCAATTATGCTGTAAATAGTTATTATCAAAGAAAAGGTGCAGCTGGTGCTACCTGTGATTTTACTGGAACTGCAACTACAAGCCCCAATCCACCTACTA CTACAAATTCTGGGTGTGTCTATCAATCCAGTCCAAG CAACACTGGTGGAGGTACAACAACTCCGTCAACAGCACCACCGGGAACCACAACTCCAACAATCGCACCACCTGGGACCACAATCGCACCTCCAGGAACCACAACTCCAACAATCGCACCACCAGGATCTACAATACCAACGATTGCACCACCTGGCACCACAACTCCAGGAACTGGCACGGGGACAGGCATAGTGACTACACCTGGGGCAAACAATCCACCTTTTGGGATTGGACCGAGTAGCGTTGGCATAGACGGCAATGCAGCTATGCATCTCCAAAACACTATCTTTTTCACTTTAGCCCTTTTGGCTATAAGCTTTTTATGCTCAAGGgtctaa
- the LOC101252166 gene encoding putative pentatricopeptide repeat-containing protein At1g26500, which translates to MLKPTTLKSFTFLLSPHRLLHTPPTPSAASPPPNPIHSAPQLHSPNPIKPVNESHLLRVSTILYQQQYSSDQKLHNNLSKTPFDLTHEFFLQICNKFQYSWRPVYRFYQFTKTQPHFNHTPVTFNKMLDVIGKSRNIDLFWEVIQEIGRCQLVTPKTYVVGVKTLASARELKKCVGVFHLMNGYGYGYSLDVLNKVVEALCRSKLVEEAEHVVLKLKNWVKPNEVTYRWLIYGFCDVGDVIEASKIWNLMVDEGFEPEIASIETMIEILFKNNRYVEALKVFQSVRVNRMSELGVSTYRLVISWLCKKGKLGESYLVFEEMEKRGIKADNLTLGSITYGLMSRGRVMEAYRVVEGIEKPDISVYHGMIKGLLKLKRASEATEVFREMIKRGCEPIMHTYVMLLQGHLGRRGRKGSDPLVNFDTIFVGGLVKAGKTLEANKYAERLLYRKVEVPRFDYNKFLHYYSNEEGVVMFEVMSNKLREVGQFDLADIFARYGERMATRDRRRIRTTES; encoded by the coding sequence ATGTTAAAACCTACAACTTTAAAGTCTTTTACCTTCCTCCTATCACCCCATCGTCTTCTTCACACCCCACCCACCCCCTCTGCTGCATCACCACCCCCCAACCCAATCCATTCTGCTCCTCAACTCCATTCTCCAAACCCCATCAAACCAGTAAATGAATCTCACCTACTAAGAGTTTCTACGATTCTCTACCAGCAACAGTACTCATCTGACCAGAAACTTCACAACAACCTCTCCAAAACACCATTTGACCTCACCCATGAGTTTTTCCTTCAAATCTGTAACAAATTCCAGTATTCTTGGAGACCCGTTTacagattttatcaatttaccAAGACCCAACCCCATTTCAACCACACCCCCGTCACCTTCAACAAAATGCTAGATGTGATtggaaaatcaagaaacattGACCTTTTCTGGGAAGTGATTCAAGAAATTGGAAGGTGTCAGTTGGTCACCCCTAAGACTTATGTAGTTGGGGTGAAAACTCTGGCTTCAGCTAGggagttgaagaaatgtgttggAGTATTTCATTTGATGAATGGATATGGATATGGGTATAGTCTTGATGTATTGAATAAGGTAGTTGAAGCTCTTTGTAGATCTAAGCTTGTTGAGGAGGCTGAGCATGTTgtattgaagttgaaaaattgGGTAAAACCAAATGAGGTTACTTATAGATGGTTGATTTACGGGTTTTGTGATGTTGGTGATGTGATTGAAGCTTCAAAGATTTGGAATTTAATGGTGGATGAAGGTTTTGAACCTGAAATTGCGTCGATTGAGACTATGATTGAGATCCTTTTCAAGAATAATCGATATGTTGAAGCATTGAAGGTTTTTCAATCTGTTAGAGTAAATAGGATGAGTGAATTAGGGGTTTCGACTTATAGGTTGGTGATCAGTTGGTTgtgcaagaaagggaagcttgGAGAGAGTTACTTGGTGTTTGAAGAAATGGAAAAGAGAGGGATTAAGGCGGATAATCTTACATTAGGATCGATTACGTATGGGCTTATGAGTAGAGGACGAGTTATGGAAGCGTATAGGGTTGTGGAAGGAATAGAGAAGCCCGATATAAGTGTTTATCACGGGATGATCAAGGGGttgttgaaattgaaaagaGCAAGTGAAGCAACTGAGGTATTTAGGGAGATGATTAAAAGGGGATGTGAGCCGATAATGCATACGTATGTCATGTTGTTACAAGGGCATTTAGGGAGGAGAGGGAGGAAAGGATCAGATCCTCTTGTGAATTTTGATACCATCTTCGTAGGAGGTTTGGTAAAGGCAGGGAAAACGTTGGAGGCAAACAAATATGCAGAGAGATTACTGTACAGGAAAGTTGAGGTGCCTAGGTTTGATTATAACAAGTTTTTGCATTATTATTCCAATGAGGAAGGGGTTGTTATGTTTGAGGTGATGAGCAACAAACTTAGAGAAGTTGGGCAATTCGATTTAGCTGATATATTTGCAAGGTATGGGGAGAGAATGGCAACTAGGGATAGGAGGAGAATTAGAACAACAGAGTCATAA
- the LOC101251872 gene encoding probable methyltransferase PMT5: MTAYNFHSSWRLRLKEIASTLSRSPFNWLLLFLVSVLVVIALLGSSSSTFNSVTSSVKNDIYTNYRKLKEQARSDYLELKSLAVGENQIKDVGVCGKERENYVPCYNVSANILAGLKDGEELDRHCELSQERQYCLIRPPKDYKIPLSWPAGRDVIWSGNVKLTKDQFLSSGSIMKRLMLLEENQIAFHSQDGMMVDDVKDYSHQIAEMIGLGSDTEFLQAGVRTVLDIGCGFGSFSAHLLSLNLMALCVAAYGSSGSHVQVALERGLPAVIGNFISKQLPFPSLSYDMVHCAQCGVIWDSKDGLFLIEIDRVLKPGGYFVLTSSTTQQQGSSTGAKKGIMPTPLEEFTKNLCWSLLEQQDETFIWQKTVDSQCYTSGKQDTIPICKGQDMQLYYQPLAHCISGTGSDRWVPIHSRSDSMNSTELKVHGVYPDNFFEDSEFWKSAVRNYWSLLSPLIFSDHPKRPGDDDPLPPYNMVRNVLDMNAHYGGLNAALLEAGKSVWVMNVVPLGVHNTLPLILDRGFAGVLHNWCEPFPTYPRTYDLLHGSGLLSHLESQGCSIVEVLFEMDRILRPEGWIILSDKLGPIEKVRMVATQMRWEARVVDLQNGSDQRLLVCQKSFVRK; the protein is encoded by the exons ATGACAGCTTATAATTTTCATAGCTCTTGGAGGTTGAGGTTGAAGGAAATAGCTAGCACATT GTCGAGATCACCATTCAACTGGTTACTCTTGTTTCTTGTCAGTGTCTTGGTGGTAATAGCATTGCTAGGATCATCCTCAAGTACCTTTAATTCAGTCACTTCCTCTGTGAAGAATGATATATACACGAATTACAGAAAGCTAAAGGAGCAAGCAAGAAGCGATTATTTAGAGCTAAAAAGCCTTGCTGTGGGAGAAAATCAGATAAAGGATGTTGGTGTTTGTGGTAAGGAAAGAGAAAATTATGTGCCTTGCTACAATGTGTCTGCAAATATTCTAGCTGGGCTTAAAGATGGCGAGGAGTTAGATCGGCATTGTGAGTTATCACAAGAACGTCAATATTGTCTGATTCGTCCACCTAAGGACTATAAGATCCCTTTGTCTTGGCCAGCAGGAAGGGATGTTATATGGAGTGGAAATGTGAAGCTTACCAAAGATCAGTTCCTTTCTTCTGGAAGCATTATGAAAAG GCTAATGTTACTAGAAGAAAATCAAATTGCTTTCCATTCACAAGATGGGATGATGGTTGATGATGTCAAAGATTACTCTCACCAAATTGCAGAGATGATTGGGCTGGGAAGTGACACAGAATTCCTTCAAGCTGGT GTGCGTACTGTACTAGATATTGGTTGTGGCTTTGGTAGCTTCAGTGCCCACCTACTCTCGCTGAACTTGATGGCTCTTTGTGTAGCAGCTTATGGGTCATCTGGTAGCCATGTTCAGGTAGCACTTGAGAGAGGCCTTCCTGCAGTCATCGGAAACTTTATTTCAAAACAGCTACCATTTCCATCATTGTCCTATGACATGGTTCATTGTGCTCAATGTGGAGTTATTTGGGACAGCAAAG ATGGActgtttcttattgaaattgACCGTGTACTCAAGCCTGGAGGTTATTTTGTTTTGACCTCATCCACAACCCAGCAGCAGGGTAGTTCAACCGGTGCAAAGAAGGGAATCATGCCTACTCCTTTGGAAGAGTTCACTAAGAATCTCTGTTGGTCTCTTTTGGAACAGCAAGACGAAACTTTCATCTGGCAGAAAACGGTTGATTCCCAGTGCTACACATCTGG CAAGCAGGATACTATACCAATTTGTAAAGGACAGGATATGCAACTGTACTACCAGCCACTTGCACATTGTATATCTGGAACAGGCAGTGATCGATGGGTTCCAATTCATAGCAGATCTGATTCTATGAACTCCACTGAGCTCAAAGTTCATG GAGTTTATCCTGACAATTTCTTTGAGGATTCAGAATTCTGGAAATCAGCTGTCCGAAACTATTGGTCTTTGCTGTCACCCTTGATTTTCTCTGACCATCCAAAGAGGCCAGGTGATGACGATCCATTGCCTCCGTATAATATGGTGCGGAATGTCTTGGACATGAATGCTCATTATGGGGGTTTAAATGCCGCATTGTTGGAGGCAGGAAAGTCAGTCTGGGTGATGAATGTTGTGCCTCTTGGGGTGCATAATACACTTCCTCTGATACTTGATCGAGGCTTTGCTGGCGTTTTGCATAACTG GTGTGAACCCTTTCCTACATATCCACGAACATACGATTTGCTCCATGGTAGTGGACTTCTTTCGCACCTTGAATCACAAGGATGCAGTATAGTTGAAGTGCTTTTTGAGATGGACCGCATCTTACGGCCAGAG GGATGGATTATTCTCTCTGATAAATTGGGCCCTATAGAGAAAGTGCGGATGGTAGCAACTCAAATGCGCTGGGAAGCCAGAGTGGTTGACCTCCAGAATGGAAGTGACCAACGGCTACTCGTATGCCAAAAATCATTCGTGAGAAAGTGA